From Pan paniscus chromosome 6, NHGRI_mPanPan1-v2.0_pri, whole genome shotgun sequence, one genomic window encodes:
- the LOC106634969 gene encoding LOW QUALITY PROTEIN: proline-rich protein 13-like (The sequence of the model RefSeq protein was modified relative to this genomic sequence to represent the inferred CDS: substituted 2 bases at 2 genomic stop codons): MCNPKAQLPGPNPYPPNIRYPGGSNHANLPPTNTIFPPGPFSPQLGDPQGNPAFPAGGPPHPVLXPEYSGCQPXGPYPPLYPPPAPGMPPVNPLAPDMLGQGVIVDKKMQKRRKKKKAHKKMHKHQKHGQHSSSSSSSSSSDLTEYRPWTLYSDPQVAPVLLSHQASDPMLYWGKVAPVLPTPTPARSSPCSSALSA, from the exons ATGTGCAATCCCAAAGCCCAGCTGCCCGGTCCAAATCCATATCCCCCCAACATCAGGTACCCTGGAGGTTCCAATCATGCCAACCTACCACCTACCAATACAATCTTTCCTCCAGGCCCCTTTTCTCCCCAACTAGGAGATCCCCAGGGAAATCCAGCTTTCCCTGCAGGTGGGCCCCCTCATCCTGTGCTATAGCCAGAGTATTCAGGATGCCAACCCTAAGGTCCCTACCCTCCTTTATACCCACCACCTGCCCCTGGAATGCCTCCTGTGAATCCCTTGGCTCCTGACATGTTAGGACAAGGAGTGATAGTGGACAAGAAGATgcagaag agacgaaaaaagaagaaagctcatAAAAAGATGCACAAGCACCAGAAGCATGGCCAgcattcctcctcttcctcctcctcttccagcaGTGACCTGACTGAATACAGGCCCTGGACCCTGTATTCAGACCCTCAAGTCGCACCAGTTCTGCTCTCCCATCAAGCTTCAGATCCCATGTTGTACTGGGGGAAAGTAGCTCCTGTgctccccacccctacccctgcCCGGTCCTCACCCTGCAGTTCAGCCTTGAGTGCCTAG